From a region of the Falco peregrinus isolate bFalPer1 chromosome 5, bFalPer1.pri, whole genome shotgun sequence genome:
- the LOC101920701 gene encoding T-cell surface glycoprotein CD1b-3 isoform X2, with protein sequence MQPPHLLLFLFLPLLLPGMQGDPEAQTQVFQLLQTSSFTNISSAEVSGVAFLGDVPIYTLDPANWSIHFYWPWASQAAAEGDVGKIKSHSKLFLRSMVRFVHETAQQAQLDYPFVVQVRGGCGLYPNRTSWSFMDVGESGRDLITFEMERQRWKPQQSSLLAELVSKSLTNKAIIGLLEHILSISCQSHILSLCRYGRADLERQVPPVAVVFARTPSPAQLLLVCRVTGFYPRPISVAWLRDGQEVPPGPALNTSAILPNADLTYQLRSILAVTPHDGHSYACRVRHSSLGSRSLLIPWVNHSAAPTVGIAIVVLVLVATASAVGFWWWKRRKGNEATWETQESII encoded by the exons ATGCAGCCCCCtcatctcctcctcttcctctttctccctctcctcctccctgggaTGCAGGGAGACCCAGAGG CGCAGACACAAgttttccagctgctccagaCCAGCTCCTTCACCAACATCAGCTCTGCTGAGGTGTCCGGGGTGGCCTTCCTGGGGGACGTGCCCATCTATACACTGGATCCTGCCAACTGGAGCATCCATTTCTACTGGCCCTGggccagccaggctgcagctgaaggtgATGTAGGGAAGATCAAATCCCACTCCAAACTCTTTCTGCGCAGTATGGTCCGATTCGTGCATGAAACAGCCCAGCAGGCGCAACTGGACT ATCCATTTGTGGTCCAGGTCCGTGGGGGCTGTGGGCTGTACCCCAATAGGACAAGCTGGAGCTTCATGGATGTCGGGGAGAGCGGCAGAGACCTTATAACTTTCGAGATGGAGAGGCAGCGCTGGAAGCCCCAGCAGTCATCCCTGCTAGCAGAGTTGGTCAGCAAGTCCCTCACCAACAAGGCCATCATAGGGCTCCTGGAGCACATCCTCTCCATTTCCTGCCAGAGCCATATCCTCAGCTTGTGCAGGTATGGGAGAGCTGATCTGGAGAGACAAG TGCCACCCGTGGCCGTGGTCTTCGCCCGcacacccagcccagcccagctccttctGGTTTGCCGCGTCACCGGCTTTTATCCACGGCCCATCAGTGTGGCCTGGCTGCGGGATGGCCAGGAGGTGCCACCAGGCCCAGCACTCAACACCAGCGCCATCCTGCCCAACGCTGACCTCACCTACCAGCTCCGCAGCATCCTGGCTGTGACCCCCCATGATGGGCACAGCTATGCCTGCCGTGTGCGccacagcagcctgggcagccgCAGCCTCCTTATCCCATGGG TAAATCACAGCGCAGCTCCAACTGTTGGCATTGCCATCGTAGTGCTGGTTCTTGTGgccacagcctctgctgtggggttttggtggtggaAGCGCAG GAAAGGTAACGAAGCCACATGGGAGACCCAGGAATCCATCATTTGA
- the LOC101920701 gene encoding antigen-presenting glycoprotein CD1d isoform X1, which produces MQPPHLLLFLFLPLLLPGMQGDPEAQTQVFQLLQTSSFTNISSAEVSGVAFLGDVPIYTLDPANWSIHFYWPWASQAAAEGDVGKIKSHSKLFLRSMVRFVHETAQQAQLDYPFVVQVRGGCGLYPNRTSWSFMDVGESGRDLITFEMERQRWKPQQSSLLAELVSKSLTNKAIIGLLEHILSISCQSHILSLCRYGRADLERQVPPVAVVFARTPSPAQLLLVCRVTGFYPRPISVAWLRDGQEVPPGPALNTSAILPNADLTYQLRSILAVTPHDGHSYACRVRHSSLGSRSLLIPWGKVTKPHGRPRNPSFEAWLPTQQQDPSLPSLPAHLMSHPGPISTNKGLLWKTTTLNSYKLSQLHVALTFLPHHEVLPGNTPMHCKDPI; this is translated from the exons ATGCAGCCCCCtcatctcctcctcttcctctttctccctctcctcctccctgggaTGCAGGGAGACCCAGAGG CGCAGACACAAgttttccagctgctccagaCCAGCTCCTTCACCAACATCAGCTCTGCTGAGGTGTCCGGGGTGGCCTTCCTGGGGGACGTGCCCATCTATACACTGGATCCTGCCAACTGGAGCATCCATTTCTACTGGCCCTGggccagccaggctgcagctgaaggtgATGTAGGGAAGATCAAATCCCACTCCAAACTCTTTCTGCGCAGTATGGTCCGATTCGTGCATGAAACAGCCCAGCAGGCGCAACTGGACT ATCCATTTGTGGTCCAGGTCCGTGGGGGCTGTGGGCTGTACCCCAATAGGACAAGCTGGAGCTTCATGGATGTCGGGGAGAGCGGCAGAGACCTTATAACTTTCGAGATGGAGAGGCAGCGCTGGAAGCCCCAGCAGTCATCCCTGCTAGCAGAGTTGGTCAGCAAGTCCCTCACCAACAAGGCCATCATAGGGCTCCTGGAGCACATCCTCTCCATTTCCTGCCAGAGCCATATCCTCAGCTTGTGCAGGTATGGGAGAGCTGATCTGGAGAGACAAG TGCCACCCGTGGCCGTGGTCTTCGCCCGcacacccagcccagcccagctccttctGGTTTGCCGCGTCACCGGCTTTTATCCACGGCCCATCAGTGTGGCCTGGCTGCGGGATGGCCAGGAGGTGCCACCAGGCCCAGCACTCAACACCAGCGCCATCCTGCCCAACGCTGACCTCACCTACCAGCTCCGCAGCATCCTGGCTGTGACCCCCCATGATGGGCACAGCTATGCCTGCCGTGTGCGccacagcagcctgggcagccgCAGCCTCCTTATCCCATGGG GAAAGGTAACGAAGCCACATGGGAGACCCAGGAATCCATCATTTGAGGCCTGGCTGCCCACACAGCAACAAGATCCATCGCTGCCAAGTCTCCCTGCTCATCTCATGTCCCATCCTGGACCTATCAGCACCAACAAGGGTTTACTCTGGAAAACCACTACATTAAATAGCTACAAACTTTCCCAGCTGCATGTGGCTCTCACCTTCCTTCCTCATCACGAGGTCCTCCCAGGAAACACCCCAATGCACTGCAAAGACCCCATATAG
- the LOC101920701 gene encoding T-cell surface glycoprotein CD1a isoform X3, translating into MQPPHLLLFLFLPLLLPGMQGDPEAQTQVFQLLQTSSFTNISSAEVSGVAFLGDVPIYTLDPANWSIHFYWPWASQAAAEGDVGKIKSHSKLFLRSMVRFVHETAQQAQLDYPFVVQVRGGCGLYPNRTSWSFMDVGESGRDLITFEMERQRWKPQQSSLLAELVSKSLTNKAIIGLLEHILSISCQSHILSLCRYGRADLERQGKVTKPHGRPRNPSFEAWLPTQQQDPSLPSLPAHLMSHPGPISTNKGLLWKTTTLNSYKLSQLHVALTFLPHHEVLPGNTPMHCKDPI; encoded by the exons ATGCAGCCCCCtcatctcctcctcttcctctttctccctctcctcctccctgggaTGCAGGGAGACCCAGAGG CGCAGACACAAgttttccagctgctccagaCCAGCTCCTTCACCAACATCAGCTCTGCTGAGGTGTCCGGGGTGGCCTTCCTGGGGGACGTGCCCATCTATACACTGGATCCTGCCAACTGGAGCATCCATTTCTACTGGCCCTGggccagccaggctgcagctgaaggtgATGTAGGGAAGATCAAATCCCACTCCAAACTCTTTCTGCGCAGTATGGTCCGATTCGTGCATGAAACAGCCCAGCAGGCGCAACTGGACT ATCCATTTGTGGTCCAGGTCCGTGGGGGCTGTGGGCTGTACCCCAATAGGACAAGCTGGAGCTTCATGGATGTCGGGGAGAGCGGCAGAGACCTTATAACTTTCGAGATGGAGAGGCAGCGCTGGAAGCCCCAGCAGTCATCCCTGCTAGCAGAGTTGGTCAGCAAGTCCCTCACCAACAAGGCCATCATAGGGCTCCTGGAGCACATCCTCTCCATTTCCTGCCAGAGCCATATCCTCAGCTTGTGCAGGTATGGGAGAGCTGATCTGGAGAGACAAG GAAAGGTAACGAAGCCACATGGGAGACCCAGGAATCCATCATTTGAGGCCTGGCTGCCCACACAGCAACAAGATCCATCGCTGCCAAGTCTCCCTGCTCATCTCATGTCCCATCCTGGACCTATCAGCACCAACAAGGGTTTACTCTGGAAAACCACTACATTAAATAGCTACAAACTTTCCCAGCTGCATGTGGCTCTCACCTTCCTTCCTCATCACGAGGTCCTCCCAGGAAACACCCCAATGCACTGCAAAGACCCCATATAG
- the LOC101920529 gene encoding antigen-presenting glycoprotein CD1d yields MQGAYGGLTGHCSPEGPSLSPSVFPSPLLPLPSPLSYLGTFTVRLLQTSTFQNTSFVDTEGLGFLEDIELGSLDKHTWAIRFYQPWVRPALRRSDWDTIQNMIKIYLQRFSHLINEGAMQKDVPSPAASGKWGRTQECWCCIGYADHIHRTAVLALSVHATFLSSAPPDPFVAQCMAGCKLYPNRTSQAFTYVGYNGQDFLSFNTDNGTWVLSQDTDLSRYVLAILQNYTAFSELLEVFFNDTCVDDMEMLVQYGKAALERQVPPVAVVFARTPSPAQLLLVCRVTGFYPRPISVAWLRDGQEVPPGPALNTSAILPNADLTYQLRSILAVTPHDGHSYACRVRHSSLGSRSLLIPWGRCHPWGQGWGS; encoded by the exons ATGCAGGGTGCTTATGGGGGGCTTACAGGTCACTGCAGCCCTGAGGGCCCATCCCTCAGCCCCTCCGTTTTCCCCAGTCCTCTCCTCCCACTCCCATCTCCCCTGTCTTATTTAGGGACTTTCACTGTCCGGCTGCTCCAGACCTCCACCTTCCAAAATACCTCCTTTGTGGACACAGAGGGGCTGGGCTTCCTGGAAGACATCGAGCTTGGTTCTCTGGATAAGCACACTTGGGCCATCCGCTTCTACCAGCCCTGGGTGCGCCCAGCCCTGCGCCGCAGTGACTGGGACACCATTCAGAACATGATCAAGATCTATTTGCAGCGGTTCAGCCACCTGATCAATGAAGGTGCTATGCAGAAGGACGTGCCCT ccccagcagcatctgggAAGTGGGGAAGGACCCAGGAGTGCTGGTGCTGCATAGGATACGCTGACCACATCCACAGGACAGCAGTTCTAGCCCTTTCAGTTCATGCAACCTTTCTCTCCTCTGCCCCTCCAGACCCGTTTGTGGCCCAATGCATGGCGGGCTGCAAGCTCTACCCAAACAGGACCTCCCAGGCCTTCACCTATGTGGGTTACAACGGCCAGGACTTCCTCAGCTTCAACACAGACAATGGCACCTGGGTCCTCTCCCAAGACACTGACCTGTCACGATACGTCCTGGCCATTCTCCAGAACTACACCGCCTTCAGTGAGCTGCTGGAAGTCTTCTTCAACGATACTTGTGTCGACGACATGGAGATGTTAGTGCAGTATgggaaggcagctctggagaGACAAG TGCCACCCGTGGCCGTGGTCTTCGCCCGcacacccagcccagcccagctccttctGGTTTGCCGCGTCACCGGCTTTTATCCACGGCCCATCAGTGTGGCCTGGCTGCGGGATGGCCAGGAGGTGCCACCAGGCCCAGCACTCAACACCAGCGCCATCCTGCCCAACGCTGACCTCACCTACCAGCTCCGCAGCATCCTGGCTGTGACCCCCCATGATGGGCACAGCTATGCCTGCCGTGTGCGccacagcagcctgggcagccgCAGCCTCCTTATCCCATGGGGTAGGTGCCacccatggggacagggatgggggtCCTGA